ACATGATCTCGGTCCGCAGCCCGAGCTCGGCGAACCTGGCCACCTTGGTGTCGCCCCACTCGTCGTAGACGGTCAGGTAGTAGGTGGCCTCGGTCGGCGCGTAGTAGCGCAGCCGCTCGGGAAAACCGTGCGGGAACGGCACGACGCGGATCCGCTCCCTGGTCACCCCGGCCTCCACCAGCGCCCCCTCGACCATCAGGTATCTCTCGTAGTACGTGCACGGGTTGGCCTCGGCGGTGCCGCGCCCGGGGTCGCTGGCCTCGTATGCCGTGAGCTCGGGGTCGGGGTTGGTGATGCCGACGACGAGGACGTCGCAGCGCTCCGCCCCGGCGAGCAGATACTCCAGGTGCCCGAGGTGCAGCGGCTGGAAGCGGCCGTGGATCACGCCGACTCCGCTCACCGGGCCGCTCACCGGGCCGGTCCCGTCACGAAGTCCCTGAACCGCCGCGCCACGTCCGACGGGTGTACGCGCGGCCGGCCGAGTTGGGCCATCGAACCCGGCCGGATCCTCAGGTAGACGAACGCCGGCCCGTCCTCCGCCTGCGCGGCCTTGAGCGCGTCGACGAAGCCGACCAGGTCGTCGCAGTCGTGCACCTGGGCGTACCCGCAGGCGGCCGCCATCGCGGGGAAGTCCACCTGCGCCGCCAGGCTCCGCTGGCCTCCCGTGGAGTCGTGCACGCCGTTGTCCAGCAGGACGTGGGTCAGGTTGGGCGCGGGGTGGGCTCCGACGGTGGCGAGCGTACCCAGCCGCATCAGGGCCGCGCCGTCTCCGTCGACCACCACCACCGGTCGCGCCGCGTGCCTGGCCACGCCGAGGCCGACCGCGGCGGCCGACCCCATCGCGCCGACCATGTAGAAATGCTGCGGCCGGTCCGCGAGGGTGTAGAGCTCGCGGCTGGTCTTGCCGGTGGTGGACACCACGGCCGCCGCGTCGGGCAGGACGCCGAGCAGGTGCTCCAGGGCCGCGACGCGGCTGGGAGCGGGCCCGTTCCGGCCGTGACGGACGATGCCGGGGACGCGAGGGGCGGGCGGGACCTTCTCGTCGAGGGCCTCGGGTGCCACGACGCCCTCGCGCAGGACGAAGGCGTACGGCAGCCGCTCGCGGCTCATCGCCGCCCAGCCCGCGTCCAGGCAGTGGGTGAGGCCGGCAGGGTCGGCGGGCACCACCGAGTGGCCGATCCCGAGGAGCTCAAGCAGGGCCGGTGTGATGGCGCCCATCAGCCCGTGCTGCGGCTCGTCGGGCCGGCCCGGCTCCCCCCTCCAGGTGACGACGAGGGGGATCGGGATGGCGCTCGGCTGGTTCAGCGAGGTCAGGGGGTTCACCATGTTGCCCAGGCCGGAGTTCTGGGCGATGACACCCGCCGTGACACCGGCCAGCCAGCAGCCCGTGGCCACGGCCACGGCCTCTCCCTCGTGGGTGGCGGGCACATACCCCACCGCCGGGTCGGAGGCCACGCGGTTGATCAGCGGGGTCAGATAGGAGCAGGGCACGCCCGTGACGTCGGCCACCCCGCGGACGGTCAGCTCACCCAGCAGGGTGCGCGCGTCGATCACGAGTCGTCCAAGTCCGAGTGGAGCCTGGCGTACCGCTCCTCGTCCGCGGCGAGCTTCTGGTAGCCCATCAGGGTGAACACCTCGTTCAGCGTGGCGATCGTCGGCTCCACCGCCTTCGGCCCCTCGGCGAGCAGCGACCGGCAGGCCTGCCGCATCGCGGTCACGGCCGCGCGCATGCTCTGGTTGGCCCAGATCACCCCGGAGATGCCGAGTTCGGCGAACTCCTCAAGCGGGGTCGAGTGGTAGGTGGTCGGCGCGATGACCAGGGGCAGCCGTCCGTCCCATTCCCCGGCGAACTCGGCGATCTCCTTAATGGTGGACTGCCGGGAGTGGATGAAGATGGCGTCGGCACCGGCCCGCCGATAGGCCTCCGCCCGGCGAAGCGCCTCGGCCAGCCCGGCACCGGCGATCAACGCCTCGACCCGCGCCACGACCACGAACTCCGGATCGGTGAGCACCTCCCGGCAGGCGGCGATCTTCCCGCAGAACTCGCCGATCGGCGCCAGGGCGTGCGCGTCGCCGACGAACGAGTTCATCTTCGGGAAGACCTTGTCCTCCAGGCACACCCCCGCGGCGCCGATCCGCTCGGCCTGCGCGGTGAACAGCCTGGCGGTGTTGAAGTTGCCGTAGCCCGTGTCGCCGTCGACCAGCACCGGAAGCCCGGCCGCCTCCACCACCCTGGCGATCATGCCCAGCAGGTCGGTCCACGACGCCTCGTCGCTGTCTCGTACCCCCAGCGCGGTCGAGATGCAGAAGCCCGAGGCCCACAGCCCGGGGAATCCGCTGTCGGCCGCGATGCGCGCGCTCAGGCCGTCGTGCGCGCCCATCAGCAGGGCTGGTTCCGGGCTCGTGAGGAGCGCGCGCAGCCTGGCCCCGGGGCTGGCCTCCGCTTCGGCCTCCGGCCAGTGCAGTTGCTGAGAACCGGTTGTGGTCATGGTCTCTTCCTTCCCTGTGAAGCTCGGGCGGCCTCTGTGGAACTCGGCCGGCCTCCATAAAGCTCAGGCAACCTCCGTGGGAGTCGGGGTGGCTCCTCCCGCGAGGGCGGGTGTCTCTGTGTGGCTGGGGTGGCTCCTCCCACGAGGGCGGGTGTCTCCGTGAGGTTCGGGCGGCCCCGCGAGGTTCAGGCGACCCGGCCCTCCGAGGGTGGGGGGCCGCCTTCCAGCACGGACGCGACCCCTTCGGCCACCCGTCGCCGGGCACTCCGCTCCGACTCGACGGACAGGAACGCGCGGTGCGCCGACACCACCACGTCGTCGCGTCCCAGCAGTTTGCGGGCCACCGGGTCGTCGTTCGGGTCCTCGGGACTGAACACGTCGGAGGCGAAGCCGCCCAGTACGCCCCGTTCGAGGGCGTCGAGGACGGCGGAGACGTCGACCAGGCGGCCCCTGGCCGTGTTGACCAGGAAGGCGCCCGGCCGCAGGTGCGCGAGCGCGTCCGCGCCGATCAGCTGGTCGGTCTCGCCGGTGAGCGCCGCGTGGACCACCACCGCGTCGGCGGCGCCGAACAGCTCGGCGAGGTCGGCCGCGGCGGCGACGCCGTGACCGGCCATCAGGTCCGCCGACACGTACGGGTCGTAGGCGACGATCCTGTCGTAGAAGGCCCGCAGCTTCCTGGCGGTCACCCGGCCGATGCGGCCGAAACCGACGATGCCGGCGGTCCGCGTAGCCAGGCGCCGGGGCACCCCGCCGGCGTGGATGTTCCACCGGCCGGACCTGACGAGCCTGTCCTGGGTGCAGATCCGGCGCTCCAGGGCCAGCAGCAGCGCGAGCGTGTGGGTGCTGACCTCGTCGCCGCAGTAGTCGGGGACGTTGAAGCCGATGACGCCGGCCTCGGCGAGCAGCGGCGCGTTGAGGTTGTCGATGCCGACGCCGCTGCGGGCGACGACCCGGCACTTCGGCCCGACGGCGTCGAGGAGTTCCCTGGTGACCCGGCAGCGGTAGATCACCAGGGCGTCGGCCTCGCGTACGTGGTCGTGGAAGTCGGGTCCTTCGGTCCGGTAGCGATCGGTGAACAGCCCGAGGCTGAGATCGACGCCGGGCCCGAACACGTCCCGCTCGATGTCGGCCTGGGCCGGGTTCGGCCGGCCCGTGTCGTCCAGGGCCCAGGCCGCGTCGGTGTAAACGACACGCATGATCGTTCTCCTGGTGTGAGGGTGCGGGTATCCGGACCGACTCCCTCAGGAGTCGTAACCCCAGCTGCGGCCGTCACGGCGTCCGCGGCGCAGCGTCGAGGCGGCGGCGTAGGTGTTGGTGAGCTCGTACAGGTCCAGGTAGCCGAGGTGCCGCCCGGAGCCGAGCTTGATCAGCGCGCCGTCGCCCGACCAGCGGTGCGTCACGAAGGGGGCGGCCCAGGCCGTCCCGTCCACGCCCAGCTCGGCGGTCCCGGTCCGGCCGTCGGCGGCGGTCCAGCGGAGCTCCACCGTGCCCTGGGTCACCAGGTAGTGCGTCTCGGCGGGTTCGCACAGCTCCCCGCCGGTGTCACCGGTCACCCGCATGTACTGGCCGACCAGGTCGGGCAGGTGCGGGGCGGCGGCCAGCGACGTGACCTCGTACCCACGGAAGGTCCGGGCGTCCCGCCGGCACTCGGCGACCTCCCGGTACGTCTTGCCCGCGGCGTCGTGCCTGCGCTCAGGGCGCAGCAGCAGCCGGTGGTCGAAACCGAGCGCGGAGCCCAGCTCGCGCAGCACGTCGGCGGAGCCGTCGTCGAGGGCCGCGGCCAGCTTCTCCCCGCTCATGCTCAGGGTCGCCGCCGCCGATTCGAGGGTGTGGCCGCGGCGTGCCAGCAGCATGTCGGCCAGCGCGGACGGGGACGGGTCCCGGCCGAGCCGGTCGACGAGTTCCAGGACGGCGGGTTCCGCCCAGTCGTTGACGTCCTCCAGCAGCCCGGCCAGGTTGGACTGGCCGGTGTAGGACACGATGCGGGCCGGGACGTCCGAGACCAGCGAGTAGCTGTGCGGGCAGTAGGAGGGCTCGACGTAGGAGTCGCCGACGATCCACGCGTCGTCCTCGACGTTGGCCCTGATCACCTGCCAGGTCGTGTCGTCGAGCTCCTCTCCCCAGCGGCCGTGGATGTCGCCGGGACCGAGGTTGACGGTGATCGCGGGCTCCAGATGCCCGTTGTTGAGGGCCGGGACGCGGCCGGCGGGACAGAGGATGTCGAGGATGACCGGTGCGACCGCGCCGGGCGGCGCCGCCATCGTGTAGTAGTTGTAGAAGTGGATGCCGTCCCGCTGTATGGGCCGCCGCGTGGCCCGCAGCTCCTCCGCGGTCCGCGTGACCACGGTCAGGTCGCGCCGGCCGCTGGCACCGAGCTTCTCCGGCTCGATCCGGAGCGTCCGGGCGACCGCGGTGGTCGTCGCGTCGGGCCACTCCCCGTCGCCGGGCACGCCGAGCATCCCTTCAAGGTGCCCGTGGTCGAGGCCGGAGGCCTCGGCGACCTGCCGGGTCGTCATCTTGCGGACGTTCATCCAGTGAACGACTTTGTACGTGTCAACGCGCATGCTCGCCTCCGAGGAATCGGTCAGGGCGCGGTCGTCGTCAGGAGATGGGTCAGGCTTTTGATGCTCAGCCGCCGGGGGTTGTTGCCGGCGCGGTCGTAGCCGAGAGCCTCGGCGGCTATCCGGGCGGCGTCGGGGCGCAGATCCGGTACGGGAGGCAGGTCCGCGGACGCGAGGAACGCCTCGATCCGCCGGGCCAGGGTGAAGGCGTCGTCCGCTCCCGCGGCGGCGACGACGCCGGCGATGGCGGCGCGCACTCGACCGGCCCCGCGCGCGTCGGCGCAGTCCCCGTCCTCGACGGCCGCGTTGTACCGCAGCACCCGTCCCAGCGTGACGCCGCACGCCTGGCCGTGGTTCAGGCCGTAGCGCAGGGTCAGCGGGTAGGAGAGCGCGTGGCACACCGTGGTGCCGGCGACCGCGATGGCGCGGCCCGCGTAGTGTCCGGCGAGCAGCACGGCCTCCCGCTCCGAGGCCGCCGGAGCCTCCAGGGACCGGTACGGCCGGTCGAGCAGCCAGGACAGCCGGGCCCACGCCGCCGCGCCCAGCGCCTCGGCCCGCGCGTCGGCACGCGTCGACCACGCCCCCTCAAGGGCCTGGGCGAAGGTGTCGAGGAGGCCGCAGGTGAGCTGCGGGCCGGGGAGCCCGAGGAGCAGGTCGGGGTCGAGGATCGCGACGGCGGGGAGCACGGAGTCCCCGCGCAGCGAGAGCTTGCGGCCCCGGTCCACGTCCCAGACCGTGGCGAACGACGTGGCCTCCGCGCCCGTGCCCGGGGTGGTGGGAACGGCGACGACCGGTACCCCTTCGGCGGGGGCGCCCTCCTCGCACGCGACGGCCACGGACTCCGGAGTGGGGTCGGCGGGCTCGTAGGCGAGGGCGGCCGCGGCCTTCGCGCCGTCCATGACGCTGCCGCCGCCCACCGCGACCACCACGTCCGCCCGGTGGGCGCGAGCCTCACCGGCCAGCCGGGCGACGGACGCGGGCGTCGGCATGGCGGGTTGGACGGCCACGCGGAGACGGACCGGGCGTAACGCGTCGACGATTCGGCCGCGCCACGGGCGCCGGGAGAATCCGGTCCCGACCACCAGAAGAACCCGGACGGGATGAAATGCGCTTCGTGCCACGCTTTCGGCCTCTTTTGCCACGGCAGCGGCCCGCCCCGCTCCTATCAGGGTCCTTGGGGATTCCATAATCAGGGTGTCGACCGGAATATGTGCAACAGACATCGACGGGCCTATCTGGAGAAAATCGAGAACAGTTTCCAGGTGAACTGTGCGGGAGATGTCCCGAATGGGGCGTACGGCGGCATCGAGCGGCCGTCGAATTTCCGCGTACCGGAGCTTATGTGCCTCCGTATTTCCTATAGCAAGACAGCACACCGCTCTCGGGGAACGCAAGTATGCGTGAGTAACCGTCGTGTCACCCTCTGCCGTGCCGGGCGGGGGGAGCCGGAAGTTTGCTGAGGTTAACGAAAGATTCACCGAACCTTCTCGTTGACGGATGTCAATATCACGATTTGATAACGGACCCTGTTGATAGATTCCGGGCCTCTGACTTGGGTCTTTCCTGTTGGCGATCTTCACTGACAGAGTCAAATACGCCCTGTTGACGATAACTTCCCGTGAACTACCTTTAGTCGGAAATGTCCGTATGGCGCGAGTTTGCCGTTGACGGCCGGAGGGAAAGTTAACGATCCGCCGGCCCGGTCGAGCCGACGATCCGGGGTCGTCAAGATCTCAAGAAAACACGAAGATCAACTTAGTGTGCCCGGTGCCATCATCTTGGAATGCCATCCAGTATCCATACCGGACGAATACCCCGATCGCCCTCGCGACGTGCTGATATCCGCGTCCGGCGGCGCGGGTAAGGCGACGGCGACGAATGGTCGCGCCGAGGCCGGAGGTCCTTTCCGGTGGCCGTGTCCGGCCCTCTCCGCCCCGGCCCGGCGGTGTCGCGGAACGGTGACCGGGGAAGATCATGCCCATTTTCCGAGAAGTCAAGGTCTGGATCGTATCTGAAGTACTCCTTACGCTCAGGGGCCATAGCGGAGGGTTCGGAGACACGCTCCCAGAAAGGAGTATTTGCTTTGGATGGCTTTTCCAGACGGCGTTTCATCCAGACAATAGCGATTACAGGTGCTTCGACAGGTTCAGTAGCCGTTCCTGGTGTCGAGTCCGTTTTTGGGGCGCTCGCCCCGGGCGCACCCACCTCGGCCGAGCTCGCGCCGGGCACGCTCGTCAGGGGCCGCCGGACGCTCACCTTCACGAGTCTCACCAACGGGACCGTGACCGCCTCGCCCACCGGTGACCGGCTGATCCTGGAGGTCCAGGGCATCCTGTGGTCGCTCCCTCGCGCGGGGGGAAAGGCCGTCGCCCTGACCACCGCCGACCTCGAACCCACCCGGCCCACCTGGTCCCCCGACGGCTCCACCGTGGCCGTGTGCGCGTACAAGGGGGGCGGTTTCCATATATGGACCATGGCTCCGGACGGCTCGAACCTGCGCCGGCTCACGGACGGCCCCTGGGACGACAGGGGAGTGAGCTGGTCCCCGGACGGCAGAAGGATCGCCTTCGCCTCCGAGCGCGGCGGGGACCCCGCCAAGGGCAGCTCGTACCACATCTGGACCGTGGACGTCCGCGACGGCCGGCTGACGCAGCTGACGACCGGCCCGCAGAACGACTACGACCCGGCGTGGTCCGCCGACGGCCGCAGCATCCTCTTCGTCAGGGCCGAGGCGCTGGAGGCCCGCGCCCTCGTCTCGGTCCCCGCGGAGGGCGGCGAGGTCACCGTGGTGCGCACCGTCGGCACGGGCACCCTGTCGTGCCCCGCGCCGTCGCCCGACGGCAGGCGGGTCGCCTACATCCACGTCACCGCCGGAGAGCGGGGGCCCGACGCCGCCCTCATGGTGGACGGCGGGCGGGTCGCCGAGGGAGAGGACGTCTTCCCGGTGCCCGCCCGCTGGCTGTCCGCGAACGAGCTGCTCTATCTCGCCGACGGGCAGGTCCGGGTTCGGCGGCTGGACTCGGGGAACGTCACGGAGATCCCGTTCACCGCGCGGATCGACGTGCCGGACTCCTCGTACCGGGACAAGAAGTACGAGTTCGACTCCACCGCCCCCCGGCCCGTGCGCGGGATCCACCATCCCGTGCTCGCGCCGGACGGCAAATCGGTCGCGTTCGTCGCGCTCAACGCCCTCTGGCTCATGCCCGTCGACGGCCGGCCGCGCAAACTCGTCCAAGCCAAGCCCGAACACTACATCCAGTCACCGGTGTGGGCGCCCGACGGCCGCAGCGTCCTCTACTGCGACGACCGGGACGGGCTGTACGCCGTGCACCGCAGGAACGTCGCCGACGGCACGGAGACGACCCTCGCCACCGGCGGCCGGGTCAACCCGGCCCTCTCTCCCGACGGCACCCGGCTCGCCTGCCACGACCCCGCCGGAAACCTCCTGGTCCGCGACCTGGCGACCGGTGAGGAGCGCACGCTGATCGCCGCGCTCGGCGCGGGCGGCCTGCCGGGCCCGCCCACGTGGTCCCCCGACGGCCGATACATCGCCCTCGCCGACCGCAACCGGCTGACCCAGCGCTTCCGCGAGGGCTACAACCTCATCCGCGTCGTCGACACGCGCACGGGGGAGGCGGTCCTGCACGCCCCCTCCGGGCACATGTCGCTGTCCGACCGCTACGCCTCCGGGCCCGTGTGGTCTCCCGACGGGCGATGGATGGCGTTCGTCGCCGAGTCCGCGCTGTGGGTGCTCCCCGTCCGCGGCGACGGCGCTCCCGCCGGGGCGCCGCGGCGGATCACCGACGAGGCCGCCGACCATCCCTCCTGGGCCAAGGACTCCCGCACCATCCTCTATCTGGCCGGGGGCGATCTCCGGCTGGTCGACCGCGAAGGCGGGTCGCGCCGCGCGCTGCGCGTCCCGCTCACCTACCGTCGCAAGTCGCCGCCCTCCGCCACGACCCGCGTCCACGCGGGCCGCCTGTGGGACGGCACCGGCGACAAGGTCCTCGAAAACGTCGACATCGTCGTACGTGGCAACCGCATCGTCTCCGTCGAGCCGCACCGGCCGGGCAGGCCCCGCGGCGCCGAACGCCATATAGACGCCTCCGCCCACACCGTGCTGCCCGGACTGTGGGACTCCCACGTCCACCTCTGGCAGTACACCTACGGCGGCCGGCAGAACATCGTCAACCTCGCCTACGGCATCACCACGACCGTCTCCCTGGGAGGTTTCGCCTACGAGGGCGTACGCCTCCGCGAGGCCATCGCCGCCGGGGAGGTGGACGGGCCGCGCCTCTTCGCGACCGGCGAGCTGATCGACGGCTCCCGGGTCGCCTACACCATGGGCCGCGCCCACCAGACCCGCGAGGGCGTGCGCCGCACCCTCGACCGGGCGACCACGCTGGACTACGACTTCGTCAAGACGTACGTGCGCGCGGACGGCTGGATCATGGAGGAGGCCGTCAAGGCCGCCCACGAGAAACTCGGCGTCCGGGCCGGGAGCCATCTGTGCTACCCGGGGATCAACCTGGGGCAGGACCTCACGACGCACCTGCAGGCCACCCAGCGGCTGGAGTACGGTCACGCGACCTCCGCGCTGGGCCGCGCCTACCAGGACGTCGAGGAGGTCTACCGGAGTCCTGATTTCCACCTCGTCGCCACCCCCTTCTCCGCGCTGCAGCTGCTGGGCGCGGACCCCTCGCTCGCCGAGGATCCCCGGGTGACCCGGCTGATGCCCCCGTGGGACGTCGCCATGGTGCGCAGCACAGCGGCGGAGCCCCCGACGTTCGCCGAGCTGCTCAGGATCGAGACCGAGGTCGACATCTACCGGCGCATGATCAGGCAGGACAACGCCGGCATCGCGTTGGGCACCGATTCGCCGCTCTACCCGGTCGGGCTCCATCTCCACCTGGCCCTGCGGGCGCTGCACCGGTACGGCTTCTCCGCCACGCAGGCGCTGCGTACCGTCACGGTGCTGCCGGCCCGGGTGTTCGGCGTCGAGGACGACCTGGGCACGGTCGAGCCCGGCAAGCTCGCCGACCTGGTCTTCGTCGACGGAGACCCGTTCAGGGACTTCTCCACGCTGGTGCGGACCCCGATGACGATGCGCGACGGCGTGCTGCGCCGGCAGGAGGAGCTGATGACGCGGAGCGCCGGCGCCGGGACGTCCGTGGCCGGTGGGACCGACTGGCTGGAGACGTCCCGGGTCATGCGCAAGGACGGCTGCTGCTCCGAGCATCTCTGAGTCCGAGCATCTCTGAGTCCGAGCATCTCTGAGTCCGAGCATCTCTGAGTCCGAGCATCTTTGAGGACGTCCGGACCCCCGGGCCACGGTGGACACCGTGGCCCGGGGGTCCGGGGTGGCGAAAGGCGGTCGTGGTCCACGGCCAGCGGTCAACGGTTGACGGTTGACGGGTGGTGATCGGCGGCCGATGGAAAAACGGTAACAAATCGCATTTTTCTATTTTCATTGATTGGTGGTCCACGCTGTGAAGCCCGTCACGTTCGCGCGCCGATTCGTTGACCGAAGCCATTCGGCGGGCAGTGTGTTTCTGTGGATTGCCGCATCGGATGGCGGGAACGGTTCTCTATTCGCAAGGTGCGTGCCGGCGACAGGGTGACGCGCCCGCGTCCATCGGGATCCCCGTGGATCCGGTGACGCGGTTCGAATGCCGCTGGAGAACGCCACTCAGCCGGGCTGTTCGCGGGCGCGCGGGTGCGGATCCACGCGAACCGGCCGGAGCCCGCCGACTCGGAGGTGAATACCGCGAGTGACCGTCAAACAACAGAGTAAAAAGAGTAAACCGCCTCGGATCTCCCACGGCTGGCGCATCGTCGTCGCCCTGGCCATAACGCAGACCGTCGGTTACGGGGTGCTCTACTACGCGTTCGCCGTTTTCCTCAGTCCCATGCGGCGTGATCTGGGCGCCTCCGTGAGCCAGGTCACCGGCGCCTTCACCCTCGCCGTGCTGGTCACCGGGCTCGCCGCCCCGCTGGTCGGCCGGTGGCTGGACCGCCACGGCGGGCGCGGCCTCATGACGCTGGGCTCGGTCGCCGGCACGCTGGCGACGTTCGCCTGGTCCCGGGTCGACAACCTGCCCGCCCTCTACGCGGTCCTCGCCGTCATCGGCCTGTCCTCGGCCATGACGCTCTACGAACCGGCGTTCGCGATCGTCGTCGCCTGGTTCGACCCCGCCCGCCGCTCCACCGCCCTGCTGACCGTCACCCTGGTGGCCGGATTCGCCTCCAGCATCTTCCTGCCCCTCACCGGACTGCTCGTCGACCTCTACGGCTGGCGTACCGCCCTGGTCTTCCTCGCCGTCATCCACGCCGTGACCACCATCCCGCTGCACGCCTTCTTCATCCGGCGGCCACCCCTCGCCGAGGAGCCCGGCCCCGCCGAGCGGGAGGAGGCGCGAAGCGACGCCGGCCTGCGCGAGGCCATGCGCGGGCGGGCCTTCTGGCTGCTGGCCGTCGCGTTCGTCGCGCACACCGGGGCCATCGCGATCGTCGCCGTCCACCTGCTCGCCTATCTCACCGAACTCGGCCATTCCCCCACGTTCGCCGCGTCCGTCACCGGGCTGCTCGGCATTCTGTCGGTCACCGGCAGGCTCGTCACCACCGGTCTCCACCGGCGCTTCTCGGCCGCCGGGGTCACCGCCGCCGTCTTCTTCCTGCAGGCCGTGGCCGCGGCGCTCCTGCCGGTGCTCGGGAGGAGCGGGGTCGGCGCCGTCGCCTGCGTGATCACCTTCGGGATCGGGTTCGGGGTCGGCACCCTGGCCCGCCCCGTGCTCCTCGCCGAGAGGTACGGCGTCACCGGTTACGCGACCATCGCCGGAGCCCAGGCCCTCCCGATCATGCTCTCCAAGGCGCTCGGCCCCCTGGCGGCGGCCTTCCTCAGCCAGGGCATGGGCTACCCCTTCGTGATGCTCGTGGTCGCCGTCTCCAGCGTCGTCGCGTCCGCCATGCTCGTCGCCTACGGAAGATCCTGAGGACGCTCCCTCATCTCCCGCCCCAGGGTCTCCTGCACCGCGCCGACGAACTCCTGCGTGCTCAGCCACGGGGTGCCGTCGCCGACGAGTAACGCCAGGTCCCTGGTCATCCGGCCCGCCTGCACGGTCTCCACGCAGGCCCGCTCCAGCGCGGAGGCGAAGGCGGCGACCTCGGGGGTGCCGTCCAGCCTCCCGCGGTGGGCGAGGGCGCGGGTCCAGGCGAAGATGGACGCGATCGGGTTGGTCGACGTCGGCGCACCCCGCTGGTGGCGGCGGTAGTGGCGGGTGACCGTGCCGTGCGCGGCCTCGGCCACGGCGACGCGGCCGTCGGCCGTCATCAGCACCGAGGTCATCAGGCCGAGCGAGCCGAAGCCCTGCGCGACGAAGTCGGACTGCACGTCCCCGTCGTAGTTCTTGCACGCCCAGACGAAGCCACCCTCGGACCTGACGGCCAGGGCGACCATGTCGTCGATCAGCCGGTGATCGTAGGTGATCCCCGCCTCCTCGAATCCGTCCTTGAACTCGGACTCGAACGTCTCGGCGAACAGGTCCTTGAAGCGGCCGTCGTACGCCTTGAGCACCGTGTTCTTCGTCGAGAGGTACAGCGGGAGGCCGCGGGTCAGCGCGTAGTGCATCGTGGCGCGCGCGAAGTCGCGGATCGACGCGTCGAGGTTGTACATCCCCATCACGACACCGCCGCCGGCGAACCGCGCGATCTCCGTCTCGGCCGGCTCCCCGCCGTCGTCGGGGACGTACACGAGCTTCGCGACCCCGGGCCGTGACACGGCGAAGTCGGCCGCCTTGTACTGGTCGGCGTGCGCGTGCCGGCCGATGACGATCGGCCGGGTCCATCGGGGCACCAGCCGGGGGATGTTCGACATCACGATGGGCTCGCGGAAGATGACGCCGCCGAGCAGGTTGCGGATCCTGGCGTTCGGCGAGGTCCACATCCGCTCCAGGCCGAACTCCTCGACCCGCGCCTCGTCCGGGTTGATCGTGGCGCACTTGACGCCCACGCCGTGTTTCCCGATCGCCCGCGCGGCCTCCGACGTCACCTCGTCGCCGGTGGCGTTCCGGTTCTGGATCGACAGGTCGTGGTAGTCCAGGGTGATGTCCAGATAGGGAAGGACGAGCTGTTCCTTGATGAGCCGCCAGATCACCCGGGTCATCTCGTCACCGTCGAGCTCCGCGACCGCGCCCCTTACCTGGATCTTCCGCATGGTGTGAGCTCCTCGTCCTGAACGGGATGGTGCCTGCCGGGCCCGGCCGTGCCGACGGCCCGGGACGCGCCCCGGGCCGCCGGCACGGTCTCGTCGGTCGCCGGTCGTCGGTCGCCGGTCGCCGGTCGCCGGTTCCGAGACCGGTCACGTCGGTCCCGGTACCGGTCATATTGCTTCCGGTACCGGTCACATCGGGGCCGGGGCCGGGGCCGTCGGTGCCGGGGCCGGGGCCGGTCACGAACTCCGGTCGTCGGCCTTCGTGTCCCCCGGCACCTGCCGGAGGAGGTCGGTCAGCGCGCTCGTCGGCCGCTCGTCCAGGCTCCCCACGCAGTCGGCGATCTCGTCGCGCAGCTGGGGGGTGAGGAAGCGCTCCGTCAGCGAGGTGAACTTCGCCAGCGCCGAGGTCCAGTCGGCGGGACGGCGCCAGTGCCCGGCGTAGTCGCGCTTCTCCCGCTCCAGGACGGTGCCGTCGTGCAGCCGGATCCGCAGGCGGCAGCCCAGCTCGTCGGGGAACCTCTCGGTGTAGCCCTGCTCGGCCCGGATCTGGACCCGGCCGAGCAGGTCCTGGACGTCGGCGGCCACGATGCGTTCCGGCGCGTACTGGGCGGGAAGCACCTGCCCGTCCAGCAGGCCCACGGCGAGCAGGTACATGAGGGAGTGGTCGGCCTCCTCCTTGGTGCTGATCCGCG
This region of Streptosporangium sp. NBC_01495 genomic DNA includes:
- a CDS encoding NADP-dependent isocitrate dehydrogenase; the protein is MRKIQVRGAVAELDGDEMTRVIWRLIKEQLVLPYLDITLDYHDLSIQNRNATGDEVTSEAARAIGKHGVGVKCATINPDEARVEEFGLERMWTSPNARIRNLLGGVIFREPIVMSNIPRLVPRWTRPIVIGRHAHADQYKAADFAVSRPGVAKLVYVPDDGGEPAETEIARFAGGGVVMGMYNLDASIRDFARATMHYALTRGLPLYLSTKNTVLKAYDGRFKDLFAETFESEFKDGFEEAGITYDHRLIDDMVALAVRSEGGFVWACKNYDGDVQSDFVAQGFGSLGLMTSVLMTADGRVAVAEAAHGTVTRHYRRHQRGAPTSTNPIASIFAWTRALAHRGRLDGTPEVAAFASALERACVETVQAGRMTRDLALLVGDGTPWLSTQEFVGAVQETLGREMRERPQDLP